From a region of the Leptolyngbyaceae cyanobacterium genome:
- a CDS encoding SRPBCC family protein yields the protein MSRQQVFEQSIQIDAPATVVERCIADRQLMHQWLNPALRCDPVGEWSTETGSRSRFVIQIPLVQPTLESTVVERKPGLIVWEFDGFFKGRDRWECQPVKEGTFLINRFEFEVPNPIVRWGFHTFASSWTQKDMKAQLRRLKLVAQKEFQQL from the coding sequence ATGTCACGGCAACAGGTTTTTGAACAATCAATTCAAATCGATGCACCTGCTACGGTGGTTGAGCGCTGTATTGCCGATCGCCAATTAATGCACCAATGGCTTAACCCCGCCCTGCGTTGCGATCCCGTGGGGGAGTGGAGTACGGAAACGGGCAGTCGCAGTCGCTTTGTCATTCAGATTCCATTGGTGCAACCAACTTTGGAAAGCACTGTGGTGGAAAGGAAACCAGGTTTGATTGTTTGGGAGTTTGATGGTTTTTTTAAGGGACGCGATCGCTGGGAATGCCAACCAGTCAAAGAAGGTACTTTCCTAATCAATCGTTTTGAGTTTGAGGTTCCCAATCCAATCGTTCGCTGGGGCTTCCATACTTTTGCCTCCTCTTGGACGCAAAAAGATATGAAAGCTCAACTACGTCGTCTCAAGTTAGTAGCACAAAAGGAATTCCAGCAATTGTAG
- a CDS encoding GNAT family N-acetyltransferase, whose protein sequence is MVEQLKPRYTVTWIDRISEIPQSQWDALAIPLKTPFLEWEWLHNLENSGSAKAQTGWLPQHLTVWQDRQLIAAAPLYVKSHSYGEFVFDHQWADLAQRLGIQYYPKLLGMTPFTPAEGYRFLIAPGENEDELTALMVAAIDHFCDRHRISGCNFLYVDPEWRVVMERHGFISWLHHSYVWTNQGFKTFDDYLAVFNANQRRNIKRERKAVVQAGLQVRTHAGDEISKSLLSQMYQFYSDHCDKFGWWGSKYLTKRFFEQLYPNYRDRVLLVAAYSEENDRHPIGMSFCIAKGDRLYGRYWGCQQEIDCLHFDACYYTPIEWGIKHSIQIFDPGAGGRHKKRRGFPATANHSLHRYYHPRLSQILRSYINQVNEMEQEEIDAINQDIPFSRREPKLDVDIEI, encoded by the coding sequence ATGGTAGAACAACTCAAGCCTCGCTACACCGTTACTTGGATCGATCGCATCAGCGAAATTCCCCAATCACAGTGGGATGCCTTAGCAATACCCCTGAAAACGCCATTTTTAGAATGGGAATGGCTGCATAATTTAGAAAATTCCGGTAGCGCAAAAGCTCAGACTGGATGGCTTCCCCAACATTTAACAGTGTGGCAAGACAGGCAGTTAATCGCTGCTGCCCCACTTTACGTAAAGAGTCATAGTTATGGCGAGTTCGTGTTCGATCACCAGTGGGCCGATCTAGCGCAACGGTTAGGCATCCAGTATTACCCGAAATTGTTAGGAATGACGCCGTTTACTCCAGCCGAAGGTTATCGATTTTTAATCGCACCAGGAGAAAACGAGGATGAACTGACGGCGTTGATGGTAGCCGCCATCGACCATTTTTGCGATCGCCATCGCATATCTGGCTGTAATTTTCTCTACGTCGATCCAGAATGGCGAGTTGTGATGGAACGCCACGGCTTTATAAGTTGGCTGCATCACAGTTATGTTTGGACAAATCAAGGATTTAAAACTTTCGATGATTATTTAGCCGTTTTTAACGCCAATCAGCGCCGGAATATCAAACGAGAACGCAAAGCTGTGGTACAAGCGGGTTTGCAAGTGCGAACGCACGCGGGCGATGAAATCTCTAAATCTTTACTCAGCCAAATGTACCAATTTTACAGCGACCACTGCGACAAGTTTGGCTGGTGGGGAAGCAAATATCTAACTAAACGATTTTTTGAACAACTTTATCCCAATTATCGAGATCGCGTTTTACTAGTCGCTGCTTACAGTGAAGAAAACGATCGGCATCCCATCGGAATGTCTTTTTGTATCGCGAAAGGCGATCGTCTTTACGGACGTTATTGGGGTTGCCAACAAGAAATCGACTGCCTGCACTTTGATGCCTGCTACTATACACCGATCGAATGGGGAATCAAACATAGCATCCAAATTTTCGATCCCGGTGCTGGTGGAAGACACAAAAAACGTCGCGGTTTTCCCGCTACTGCCAACCACAGCCTACACCGCTATTATCATCCCCGCCTCAGTCAAATTTTGCGGTCTTACATCAATCAAGTTAACGAAATGGAACAAGAAGAAATTGACGCCATTAACCAAGATATCCCCTTTAGCCGTCGCGAACCCAAACTTGATGTGGATATAGAAATTTAA
- a CDS encoding RibD family protein — MKNRPHTTVVLAMTADGKIADRKRSPARFGSPVDKAHLEKQIALADGVLFGAGTLRAYGTILSIADRNLLQQRERENKPPQPVQIVCSRSGQIDSKLRFFQQPVPRWLLTTADGAAFWQNRPEFERIAIAKTTENGIDWVTAFTELSQLGLTRLAVLGGGELVASLLRFDLLDELWLTVCPLILGGREAPTPVGGAGFLPELAPRLQLLSVETVEQEVFLHYRIIRQNK, encoded by the coding sequence GTGAAAAATCGACCCCATACCACTGTCGTGCTAGCAATGACTGCTGATGGCAAGATTGCCGATCGTAAAAGGTCGCCTGCACGGTTTGGTTCGCCAGTTGATAAAGCTCATCTGGAAAAACAAATTGCTTTAGCTGATGGAGTATTATTTGGTGCGGGAACTTTACGCGCTTACGGAACTATACTGAGTATTGCCGATCGCAATTTATTGCAGCAGCGAGAACGAGAAAACAAACCGCCTCAACCAGTACAGATAGTTTGCTCCCGTTCGGGCCAGATCGATTCTAAATTGCGCTTTTTTCAGCAACCAGTACCTCGCTGGTTGCTCACTACTGCCGATGGAGCCGCTTTTTGGCAAAATCGACCGGAATTCGAGCGAATCGCGATCGCAAAAACCACCGAAAACGGCATTGACTGGGTAACGGCTTTTACAGAATTAAGCCAGCTAGGTTTGACACGCTTGGCGGTTTTGGGTGGTGGCGAATTAGTGGCATCCCTGCTACGGTTTGATTTGTTAGACGAGTTGTGGCTGACGGTTTGCCCCCTGATTTTAGGTGGTAGGGAAGCACCCACGCCAGTAGGAGGGGCGGGATTTTTACCCGAACTAGCGCCGCGTTTGCAACTTTTATCGGTAGAAACTGTTGAGCAGGAAGTGTTTTTACACTACCGAATTATCCGCCAAAATAAATAA
- a CDS encoding sensor histidine kinase — MAKPSRFSIPPILRSLFLGQFMAKPGQSSFRRILLSRILLLSIPVLLLGQYVIYKKGRSTLLETARQNLTESAIRKGESIRTSIQALEANLLTASQTTTVKSGSPQAVQQFFLQLEKQLPIHTACIQLIDIQTGQPSVSTCGNRAIASIANNLWPQQENQFIPELSNIFISTLLPSKKLVNNPIPPLKNHSNIQLNLFLSVPVYDSSGLLRYALTMQSTLAQQQFDKPGSLAGYTVIIDQDGTILEHRITDLVGKNIYRLEDNERLKTLMKNALAGEQNFLHLFAFEKNGGESLAGYTAIPSPISKDRNHQWVILAVSRLDNALFGLGEIQQVLFNLILWLIAANLLATLYLSRDLARPLERLEDYALSVRDGKSISKVPHNFKIKEFNELADSLDSMVERLTAWAEELESAWKEAQAANQLKSEFLANTSHELRTPLNAIIGCIRLVKDGCCDDREEELEFLQRADDAAIHLLNIINDILDLSKVESGTLSVVLEPVNLSSLLQEVIDLQKVQINQKGLQLLWSIPTELIAVQADPAKLKQVLINVIGNAIKFTDRGSITISITRQEDLAIDHNGKTPFIVIKVKDTGIGIAPDQQKKLFRPFVMADGTRTRKYGGTGLGLAISRKLMELMNGSITLYSAGNDLGTTVEITMPLINPSRLTSEAESSARNILPYRSQAE, encoded by the coding sequence ATGGCTAAGCCAAGTCGATTTTCGATTCCTCCGATTTTGCGATCGCTCTTCTTGGGTCAGTTCATGGCTAAGCCAGGTCAATCTTCTTTTCGTCGCATCCTGCTATCCCGGATTTTGCTCCTCAGCATACCAGTTTTACTCCTGGGGCAGTACGTGATTTATAAAAAGGGACGCTCTACCCTATTGGAAACCGCCCGTCAAAATTTGACGGAAAGCGCCATCAGAAAAGGAGAAAGCATTCGCACCTCCATTCAAGCCTTAGAAGCTAACTTACTGACAGCCAGCCAAACTACCACCGTCAAATCCGGATCGCCCCAAGCCGTACAACAGTTTTTCCTACAACTAGAAAAACAATTACCCATCCACACTGCGTGTATTCAACTAATTGACATACAGACAGGTCAACCGAGCGTTAGTACTTGTGGAAATCGGGCGATCGCTTCCATAGCAAATAATCTATGGCCTCAGCAAGAAAACCAGTTTATCCCTGAATTATCCAATATTTTTATTTCCACTCTCCTCCCCTCTAAAAAGTTGGTAAATAATCCTATCCCACCGCTTAAAAATCATTCAAACATTCAACTAAATTTATTTCTAAGCGTACCTGTTTATGATAGTTCCGGTCTGTTGCGCTATGCCTTAACCATGCAATCAACCTTAGCACAGCAACAATTTGATAAACCCGGTTCTTTAGCTGGTTATACAGTAATTATCGACCAAGATGGCACTATTTTAGAGCATCGAATTACTGATTTAGTAGGCAAAAATATTTATCGATTAGAAGATAACGAACGATTGAAAACTCTCATGAAGAATGCTCTGGCTGGTGAACAAAATTTTCTCCATCTATTTGCTTTTGAAAAAAATGGTGGGGAATCTTTAGCCGGCTATACAGCTATTCCCAGTCCGATTAGTAAAGATCGAAACCATCAGTGGGTAATCTTAGCAGTTTCTCGCCTAGATAACGCTTTGTTTGGCTTGGGAGAAATTCAACAAGTTTTATTCAATTTAATTCTCTGGTTGATCGCCGCTAATCTACTCGCAACTCTTTATTTATCTCGCGATCTAGCCCGTCCTTTAGAGCGGCTAGAAGATTATGCTTTGAGCGTTCGGGATGGGAAATCTATATCTAAAGTACCGCATAATTTTAAAATCAAAGAATTTAATGAATTGGCAGATTCTCTTGACAGCATGGTAGAGCGATTAACAGCTTGGGCAGAAGAATTAGAAAGTGCCTGGAAGGAAGCACAAGCAGCCAATCAACTAAAAAGTGAGTTTCTTGCTAACACTTCTCATGAGTTACGAACTCCTTTAAACGCTATTATTGGCTGTATCCGATTAGTAAAAGACGGTTGCTGTGATGACAGAGAAGAAGAATTAGAATTTTTACAGCGAGCAGATGATGCGGCCATTCATTTACTTAACATTATTAATGATATTTTAGATTTGTCTAAAGTAGAATCAGGTACTTTATCAGTAGTATTAGAACCTGTAAATTTGTCATCTCTTTTACAAGAAGTCATTGATTTACAGAAAGTTCAAATTAATCAAAAAGGTTTGCAATTACTTTGGTCTATTCCCACAGAACTAATCGCCGTTCAAGCCGACCCTGCCAAATTGAAACAAGTTTTAATTAATGTAATCGGCAATGCAATTAAGTTTACCGATCGAGGAAGTATTACTATTTCTATAACCAGACAAGAAGACTTAGCAATCGACCATAATGGTAAAACTCCTTTTATAGTGATAAAAGTTAAAGATACGGGAATTGGCATTGCTCCCGATCAACAGAAAAAACTTTTTCGCCCCTTTGTGATGGCTGATGGTACGAGAACTCGTAAGTACGGAGGAACGGGATTGGGATTGGCAATTTCCCGCAAACTTATGGAACTGATGAATGGCTCGATTACTTTATATAGTGCTGGTAACGATCTTGGCACAACAGTTGAAATTACTATGCCTTTAATTAATCCGTCTCGGTTAACGTCCGAAGCCGAAAGTTCAGCCAGAAATATTTTACCTTACCGATCGCAAGCGGAATAA